The Sphingobacterium bambusae genome includes a window with the following:
- a CDS encoding ankyrin repeat domain-containing protein has product MTEKTAFMQALDQRDFEMATQLLENGEGIPPNLGIYALGRIFDQLIRHKQYDLLLALSKKGFVPNDIYEFDRFSDSIYADIFRVNEPDEALLSMLSQLLSAADNVQDEVEGETLLSYAIELGAHPDIIKTLFEAGLDSNVRNNADETLIHKLTRYSRTAIERQLAYLDLLLAEGIDVNATNVVKKTALHMAIENNKPQLLDRLLQEGASPNEQDAEGNSAYFYALAHKLDVKLYRQLATYEPIDFEQRNKQGVGAFHEYLRMLTASYETNPELLVQLLADGADLNSTSPYYSVPKSGWQWVVVKDPIVLEEALKSSSTDVNETDEQGNTLLHYVCAIDCNYDQKVAKNIYRKVKMLLEAGADPTLVNNKEESALQLASNDNLKVKTVELLLTQQN; this is encoded by the coding sequence ATGACAGAAAAAACCGCATTCATGCAGGCCCTCGATCAACGAGACTTCGAAATGGCCACACAATTATTGGAAAATGGCGAGGGCATTCCTCCCAACTTAGGTATTTACGCCCTAGGTCGTATTTTCGATCAGCTGATACGCCATAAACAGTATGATTTACTGCTCGCGCTTTCAAAGAAAGGCTTTGTCCCCAATGATATTTACGAATTTGATCGCTTTTCCGACAGTATTTACGCAGACATCTTTCGCGTTAACGAACCCGATGAAGCCCTGCTTTCCATGTTAAGCCAATTGCTTTCCGCCGCCGACAATGTGCAGGATGAAGTGGAGGGTGAGACGCTGCTCAGCTATGCAATTGAACTTGGAGCACATCCCGACATTATAAAAACACTATTTGAGGCCGGCTTAGACAGCAACGTGCGTAACAATGCAGACGAAACGCTTATCCATAAGCTAACACGCTACAGCCGAACAGCGATCGAGCGGCAATTAGCCTATTTAGACCTGCTGCTCGCAGAAGGTATTGACGTCAATGCAACAAATGTGGTTAAAAAGACGGCACTACACATGGCCATTGAAAACAATAAACCCCAGTTGCTCGATCGATTGCTGCAAGAAGGAGCCAGCCCCAACGAACAGGACGCTGAAGGCAACTCGGCCTACTTCTACGCATTAGCCCACAAACTGGATGTGAAGCTCTACCGACAGCTTGCTACTTATGAGCCCATAGATTTTGAACAACGTAATAAGCAAGGCGTCGGTGCGTTTCACGAATATCTACGCATGTTGACAGCGAGCTACGAGACAAACCCAGAGCTGTTGGTACAGCTTTTAGCCGACGGTGCCGACCTCAACAGCACGAGCCCCTATTACAGTGTTCCTAAGTCCGGATGGCAATGGGTAGTCGTAAAAGATCCGATCGTACTGGAAGAGGCATTGAAAAGCAGTTCTACCGATGTCAACGAAACAGACGAACAGGGAAATACGCTTCTTCATTACGTATGCGCGATAGATTGCAACTATGATCAAAAAGTGGCTAAAAACATCTACCGCAAAGTGAAAATGCTATTGGAGGCTGGTGCTGATCCGACATTGGTAAACAATAAAGAGGAAAGTGCACTCCAACTTGCTTCTAATGATAATCTGAAAGTGAAAACCGTAGAGCTACTACTTACCCAGCAAAATTAA
- a CDS encoding helix-turn-helix domain-containing protein, which produces MMKEPQVTSIDDFYREASSFLKKEVEELLPLGIQKDIGHFNVFDIFQTIQDAKRNKTMPYNRRTYYKISLIRGQNRAEYADRVVQVKRNGLLFATPKIPYRWIPEAEEQGGSFCVFTADFMHKNKSGLDLETLPLLQPGGYPIFELSDEEAQEVSLLFSKIKKEINGDYLYKYDLLRNYVNELLHYGQKLQPAAWSSPKMDSGARVLALFIELLERQFPVESISQRLLLRSAKDYADRLSIHVNHLNKVLKEKTGFTTTQVIARRVINEGKILLKQTGWNISEIAFALGFEEVAHFSNAFKKYTLMSPQAFRSS; this is translated from the coding sequence ATGATGAAAGAACCTCAAGTTACCAGTATAGACGATTTTTACAGGGAAGCCTCTTCTTTTCTGAAAAAAGAGGTGGAGGAACTGTTGCCCCTTGGGATACAAAAAGACATCGGACATTTCAATGTTTTCGATATCTTCCAAACGATACAGGATGCTAAGCGCAACAAAACGATGCCCTACAACCGTCGTACCTATTATAAGATCAGCCTTATCCGCGGACAAAATCGTGCGGAGTATGCCGATCGTGTGGTACAGGTAAAACGAAACGGTTTACTATTTGCCACACCCAAGATTCCCTACCGCTGGATTCCCGAAGCAGAAGAGCAGGGCGGCAGTTTTTGCGTGTTCACCGCAGATTTTATGCACAAGAACAAATCGGGACTAGACCTCGAAACGCTTCCGCTGCTGCAGCCCGGTGGCTATCCCATATTTGAACTTTCTGATGAGGAAGCACAGGAGGTGTCACTATTGTTCAGTAAGATAAAAAAGGAGATCAATGGTGATTATCTCTATAAATACGATTTGCTTCGCAACTACGTGAATGAGCTGCTGCACTATGGACAGAAATTGCAACCTGCTGCTTGGAGCAGTCCAAAGATGGATAGTGGCGCGCGCGTGTTAGCTCTGTTTATCGAGCTGCTCGAAAGGCAGTTTCCCGTTGAGTCTATTTCGCAGCGGCTGCTTTTGCGTTCAGCTAAAGACTATGCAGATCGTCTTTCCATACATGTGAACCATTTAAACAAGGTACTGAAGGAAAAAACGGGATTTACGACCACGCAAGTCATTGCGCGACGAGTGATTAACGAGGGCAAGATTTTGTTGAAACAAACCGGATGGAATATTTCCGAGATTGCCTTTGCACTGGGTTTTGAAGAGGTTGCCCATTTCTCTAATGCTTTTAAGAAATATACCCTCATGTCTCCGCAAGCCTTTCGATCATCATGA
- a CDS encoding SDR family NAD(P)-dependent oxidoreductase, translating into MKTAKLALITGGSRGLGRDMALNLAKEGKDVVFTYHSDEQKALATAKEIEELGQRAYVFQLDTRDVKQFDGFIAQLMQRLQEDGREQKIDFLINNAGTALYAGFLDTTEEQIDEMFLIHYKAVFFLTQKLVPYLQDAGRIINISSGLARFSFPGSSGYASMKGAVEVLTRYLAKELGARKIAVNVVAPGAIETDFGGGRTRDDATINANIAAATALGRVGLPEDIGAIVAFLCSEGAGWINGQRIEVSGGMLL; encoded by the coding sequence ATGAAAACAGCAAAATTAGCACTTATCACAGGCGGAAGCCGCGGCTTGGGCCGCGACATGGCCTTGAATTTAGCGAAAGAAGGTAAAGATGTGGTTTTTACCTATCACAGCGACGAACAGAAGGCTTTGGCTACGGCCAAGGAGATTGAAGAACTGGGACAGCGCGCCTACGTTTTTCAGTTGGATACACGTGATGTCAAGCAGTTTGACGGCTTTATTGCGCAACTGATGCAACGTTTACAAGAGGACGGACGCGAGCAAAAGATCGATTTTCTGATCAACAATGCGGGTACAGCACTGTACGCCGGCTTCCTAGATACGACGGAAGAGCAGATCGACGAGATGTTCTTGATCCATTACAAAGCGGTGTTTTTCTTGACACAGAAATTGGTGCCTTATCTACAGGATGCCGGGCGTATCATCAATATATCTTCAGGCTTGGCACGCTTCTCTTTCCCGGGAAGCTCGGGCTATGCGTCTATGAAAGGCGCCGTAGAGGTGTTAACGCGTTACTTGGCGAAAGAGCTTGGGGCACGTAAAATAGCGGTCAACGTGGTGGCGCCGGGCGCTATAGAAACAGATTTTGGTGGCGGCAGAACGCGCGATGACGCAACGATCAATGCCAACATCGCCGCAGCAACAGCCTTGGGCCGTGTAGGCCTTCCCGAAGATATTGGGGCTATCGTTGCATTCCTCTGCTCCGAAGGCGCCGGCTGGATAAACGGCCAGCGTATCGAAGTGTCTGGCGGCATGCTGTTATAA
- a CDS encoding OsmC family protein gives MKRKATAVWNGTIKEGQGHLTTQSTVLNETQYSFNSRFADGIGTNPEELLAAAHAGCFTMKLSLDLTEAGFTPEKLETTSVISLDNGKIVESALTLNAKVPGIADDQFQEIAKGAKENCPVSGAFSFAITLSATLEP, from the coding sequence ATGAAACGCAAAGCAACCGCCGTTTGGAACGGCACTATTAAAGAGGGACAAGGACATTTGACTACCCAAAGTACGGTATTGAACGAAACACAATATTCATTTAACAGCCGATTTGCGGATGGTATAGGCACCAATCCGGAAGAATTACTGGCTGCGGCACATGCCGGATGCTTCACCATGAAGTTAAGCTTGGATCTCACTGAAGCAGGCTTCACACCGGAAAAGCTGGAAACAACATCGGTCATTTCACTAGATAATGGAAAAATCGTTGAATCAGCATTGACCTTAAACGCTAAAGTTCCTGGTATAGCCGATGATCAGTTTCAGGAAATCGCTAAAGGAGCAAAGGAAAATTGCCCCGTAAGTGGTGCATTCAGTTTTGCAATTACCTTGAGCGCGACATTGGAACCTTAA
- a CDS encoding RNA polymerase sigma factor — MDIPQHLEMAQKNSKSVTDLIKTYSGQLLRFVKGRVKRDEDAEDILQEVWFQFSRLTNIDELENVGAWLYRVTRNKITDSYRKSKTEALDEMVEDGEEGEFPIRQLLLADDSQDPELKMFKDIFWDELMKALDELPEKQRKVFLLNEMEDKTLQEIADMEGEKLKTIISRKGYAVKHLRLRLKSLYDELKY; from the coding sequence ATGGACATTCCACAGCATTTAGAGATGGCGCAGAAAAACTCCAAATCCGTAACAGATTTGATAAAAACCTATAGTGGTCAGCTCTTGCGTTTTGTGAAAGGAAGAGTGAAGAGAGATGAAGATGCCGAAGACATCCTACAGGAGGTTTGGTTTCAGTTTAGCCGCCTGACCAATATCGATGAGTTGGAAAATGTAGGTGCTTGGTTGTATCGCGTCACACGTAACAAGATCACAGACAGTTATCGCAAAAGCAAGACTGAGGCGCTCGACGAAATGGTGGAGGATGGCGAGGAAGGGGAATTTCCCATTCGGCAGCTATTGCTTGCCGATGATTCGCAGGATCCAGAGCTGAAGATGTTTAAGGATATCTTTTGGGACGAGTTGATGAAGGCACTGGACGAACTGCCCGAGAAGCAGCGGAAAGTCTTTCTGCTGAACGAGATGGAAGACAAAACCTTGCAAGAAATTGCTGATATGGAAGGCGAGAAGCTGAAGACCATCATTAGCCGCAAAGGCTACGCGGTGAAGCACTTGCGTTTGCGTTTGAAAAGTTTATATGACGAATTAAAATATTAG
- a CDS encoding Hsp20/alpha crystallin family protein, translated as MFRRNQQSDNNHQQAAFCGAAFRNKFEKFQQHFFDGAFNEGHGAASQVPANIVEHPAYFEIQLFAAGRKKELFKVVVENNLLQVSYEEPITEQTSEFRHQEYVAGSFNRAFKLDEQVLSDNVQASFEDGVLTIILAKNPETNKPVQEVHIS; from the coding sequence ATGTTTAGAAGAAATCAACAATCCGATAATAACCACCAACAAGCAGCATTTTGTGGTGCTGCGTTCCGCAATAAATTCGAGAAATTTCAACAGCACTTTTTTGACGGTGCTTTTAATGAAGGGCATGGAGCGGCCTCCCAAGTGCCAGCGAATATAGTTGAACACCCAGCTTATTTTGAAATTCAGCTCTTTGCCGCAGGCAGAAAGAAGGAACTTTTCAAAGTTGTCGTAGAAAACAACTTGTTGCAGGTGTCGTATGAAGAGCCTATAACCGAGCAGACTTCGGAGTTTCGCCATCAGGAATATGTAGCTGGATCGTTCAATCGTGCATTTAAACTGGACGAGCAGGTGCTTAGCGATAACGTGCAGGCTAGTTTTGAGGATGGTGTGCTTACCATTATCTTGGCCAAGAACCCGGAAACTAACAAGCCAGTTCAAGAGGTGCACATCAGTTAG
- a CDS encoding DUF4198 domain-containing protein: protein MKSLSYVLLVFVALILGGRTAEAHAIWLESSAQASKGQAQEVRVYYGEYVTAELEKTTDWYSDLRSLEVFVVKPDQSQIKLTLEDKGDYLLSSYTPEEDGVYLIYTTHPTKDLGGKTRYEFTSQLAVQVGKSTAAAQSKLPYEVKVAAKAFKKGDKVAISLTKDGKPVQGQDILLMSASGWSKTYKTDAQGIATVDVLWSGKYVAEFGHSEEASGTWHGAAYSATWQGITTSFSVK from the coding sequence ATGAAATCATTATCCTACGTATTACTCGTTTTTGTCGCGCTGATTCTGGGTGGAAGAACCGCGGAAGCACACGCTATTTGGTTGGAAAGCTCAGCGCAAGCAAGCAAAGGGCAGGCGCAAGAGGTTCGTGTTTACTACGGCGAGTATGTCACTGCTGAATTGGAGAAAACAACGGATTGGTACTCTGACCTACGTTCTTTGGAGGTATTTGTTGTAAAACCTGATCAATCGCAAATAAAGCTAACCTTAGAAGATAAAGGCGATTATCTATTATCTTCTTACACGCCCGAAGAAGATGGAGTTTATTTGATCTATACCACACACCCCACGAAGGATTTGGGTGGTAAAACGCGCTACGAGTTCACTTCACAACTTGCTGTTCAGGTGGGAAAATCCACCGCCGCTGCGCAAAGCAAATTGCCTTACGAGGTTAAGGTAGCTGCGAAAGCTTTCAAGAAAGGTGATAAAGTTGCGATAAGCTTGACGAAAGATGGTAAGCCCGTTCAAGGTCAGGATATCCTACTGATGTCTGCTTCAGGCTGGTCAAAAACCTATAAGACGGATGCACAGGGCATCGCTACGGTTGATGTGCTTTGGTCTGGAAAGTATGTTGCGGAGTTCGGGCATAGCGAAGAGGCTTCCGGCACTTGGCATGGGGCGGCATATAGTGCAACTTGGCAAGGTATAACCACCAGTTTCTCTGTAAAATAG
- a CDS encoding PepSY-associated TM helix domain-containing protein, with product MDPRKYNIYFHTHTISGIIIAALLYVIFFAGSFSFFKDNITAWQHGKSAVADTVETDYNYLLDSLSKQYNLLGRNFDFYYLKQGHGAYVNMSVSADTTVSKPTPKKEGGGRRRRGASAEDSAYFLYHFAEKKPSSYAEGYDMGEFLYRLHFLAQLNQLPIKIGTPFGYLLAGIVSFLFLFALITGLFLHWDKIKTNFFLFRPFSKWKTVWTDMHTALGVIGFPFQFVFAVTGIILIVNFVLITPFSKLLYEGNDEAVYEELLYSKNIKVDYAYSKLDQRFDLNAFVKKWESEWKDAQITRLYIRNFQDKSMQVGIEFKPLSKVAFAGSGYALQEIESGKVLAYKSPTKDGTYIDAVKSIIYHLHFGDFGGRPLQITFFTLGLMGCMVIISGIVIWLVARDKNNVPAHKRKFNFWASNFFLAGCLSMLPVTAFTFVMLKALPVINQSVIYNVYFYSWLVLGVYLMALRNLGRMNKHVLVLSVLTCFAVPIANGVTTGHWFWRTWAAGATDLLAIDLLFFILGIGCLVAFLKVRKQAKPFQILAKK from the coding sequence ATGGATCCTAGAAAGTATAATATCTATTTTCATACTCATACGATCAGCGGTATTATTATAGCAGCGCTGTTGTATGTTATATTCTTTGCAGGATCTTTTTCCTTTTTCAAAGACAATATTACAGCCTGGCAGCATGGCAAATCTGCTGTTGCCGATACCGTGGAGACAGACTACAATTACCTGTTGGATTCGCTTTCCAAGCAGTACAATCTACTTGGTCGAAACTTCGATTTCTATTACCTCAAACAGGGGCATGGCGCTTATGTCAATATGAGTGTATCGGCCGACACGACAGTCAGTAAGCCAACACCTAAAAAAGAAGGGGGCGGCAGACGCAGGCGCGGCGCATCGGCAGAAGATTCTGCTTACTTTTTGTATCATTTTGCAGAAAAGAAGCCGAGTTCTTACGCAGAAGGATACGATATGGGTGAATTTTTGTATCGCTTGCACTTCTTGGCGCAACTCAATCAGCTGCCCATCAAGATTGGAACGCCTTTCGGCTATTTGTTGGCAGGCATTGTTTCCTTTCTATTCTTGTTTGCTTTGATCACAGGCTTATTTTTGCATTGGGACAAGATCAAAACCAACTTTTTTCTATTTCGGCCCTTTAGTAAATGGAAAACCGTATGGACGGATATGCATACGGCCCTTGGTGTAATTGGGTTTCCATTTCAGTTTGTGTTTGCTGTAACAGGAATCATCTTGATTGTCAATTTTGTGCTGATTACGCCCTTCAGTAAGCTGCTGTATGAGGGCAATGACGAGGCTGTCTATGAAGAACTGTTGTACAGCAAAAATATCAAGGTCGATTATGCGTACAGTAAGCTCGATCAAAGGTTTGACTTGAATGCCTTTGTTAAAAAATGGGAGTCGGAATGGAAAGACGCACAAATCACGCGATTATATATACGTAATTTCCAAGACAAGAGCATGCAGGTAGGGATTGAGTTCAAGCCGCTTTCCAAGGTTGCCTTCGCCGGATCGGGATACGCCCTGCAGGAAATTGAGAGCGGTAAGGTATTGGCCTACAAGTCACCGACCAAGGACGGTACCTATATCGATGCCGTCAAAAGCATCATCTACCACTTACATTTCGGAGACTTTGGAGGACGACCGTTGCAGATCACTTTTTTCACCCTTGGATTGATGGGCTGCATGGTCATTATTTCAGGTATTGTGATTTGGCTCGTCGCGCGCGATAAGAACAACGTGCCGGCCCACAAACGAAAATTTAATTTTTGGGCTTCCAACTTCTTCCTTGCCGGTTGTTTAAGCATGTTGCCCGTCACGGCCTTTACATTCGTTATGCTCAAGGCATTGCCCGTTATTAACCAATCGGTGATCTATAATGTATATTTTTACAGTTGGTTAGTTCTTGGGGTTTATTTGATGGCATTGCGCAACCTCGGACGCATGAACAAGCATGTATTGGTTCTATCTGTGCTGACCTGTTTTGCCGTTCCTATTGCGAATGGAGTGACAACTGGGCACTGGTTTTGGAGAACTTGGGCAGCGGGAGCTACGGATCTTCTCGCTATTGATCTGTTGTTTTTTATTTTGGGCATAGGTTGCTTAGTTGCTTTCCTGAAGGTACGTAAGCAAGCAAAGCCTTTCCAAATATTGGCTAAAAAGTAA